atattatgCCATTTGTATccacaaaatttgattttttttactattggAACTAATTATTTATCCcattttagatttttgtttATCATTGGAGATGGTCTTATGCACCCGATTCGGATTCTGAAAACTAGTgaccttttttaaaaaataaagaaagtagATACTCCATATGTCctttaaaaatatgaacttttgaaaccatataaatttttaaaaataaagtaaatactccctccattcatATTTATTATGGTTATTATTATTGTTCATTAGATCTTAAAAATGGATTAGATAGTAACCATGTCAActttagagcattcacaatatAGCCCCGTTCGGGGCGGCTACCTGAAAGGGCTGCATTGCATGTCCCTCTCGACGTGCGCCACGTGCGCCTGCCCGCCCACATTCTTCTCGGCGGTTTCAGTAGTTGCATTGCAGTAGCCGCGACGTccccaatttattttattttattgtttttaattaaatttatcacATAATATActttattgtttttaatttttattttctgtttaaaTGATTTTGCTAAATTGAGTTGGGGTTGAAATTGAGGCTATATTGTGCTTTTTGGGATGTGACAGTTTGAAAAATAGATTTTGGCTGAATTTCTTTATAGGCGTAATTCATGTTAAATGAGCgagtgaactgcaccaaaaGGCCCTAACTTTTCGCTGTGTAACAGCAGAggcccctaacttttaaaaatctcACTAGagggatctaacaaaatatgtaatcacaaaacgtgtatattttgccatttttcggacgaaaatgccaAAATAGGTTGAAGGGCAGTTTAGACCTTTTACGTACTACACTTGCTCCCTATGCCTGCGCATAGTCTGCATGTGCAGGGGCTGTCTTGTCAAACAGTATAGTCTTCATAATTCCATTCTCCTAATTGATGTAGTCGTTTGGTATAAATGCAAACGTAATGTGGCTTTTACATTGGAGGAAGTTAGGTAATGGTGTAGTACTCCATATAGAATTAATTGACTCTGAATTTCGATTATGTTAAATAAACTCTGTGCGGTCATTTCTCATCGAGAAAATAACATGGGCTTGTTATCAATTTATTTTGCAAATTAAACAACGGACATAACCAAGATAAATACTTATtccaatttataaaaaataaagaatttggAAGACGTGTGCTGTAAGTTCTAATGTGAAATTTATAATATGGGACAGATATGAAAAAAAGTGTGAGTGAAGTATTACTCTGGAAAATGGTCAATTGGTAATAgaaagaaaattatcaaaaatagaaatacataattaaaaaaaataaataaataaaatataaaagtgaACTACTTTTATTGGAGCAAACAAATGTGCCTAGCAAAGAATAGGATTTTAGTCACGTATGAAGATGAAAGTCCGATGGGATGTTGTGCCACAGTATcccttttaattttaataaaaattgatttggattcataatatttatatttttaatgctACAATTCCCATGTTAAAATAGTAAGTATATATTCAAAAAGTTATTTGTGTTTTTAAAAGCTACTAGTACTACATTAAAGTGGAAAACGTaccatttaataaaaaatgtaaataaggacaaatgcttattttatttttattactatgatttatttaaatttcattaGTCAACTTTATTATACTGTACCATATTAATAGATGATCTTATCATAACAATTTGTCAACAACAATGCCTTATAACATTAAAAAGGGAATTGAATAATCAATGGTTTCGAAAATACTTGAACTTAgtcaaataaatatgaaatgaaaacaaaaaattgcGGGTGAAATGAAACTAAACTTCGGCTTAATAAATTACAATGCAGGTCCGAGCGTGGGAAAATAATAGGGGACAAGAACCATGCTTTGCTGTCACATCAATTACTTTCGCAGGTCCCATCAACAGTGCATGCAGCAGTGGCGGCCATACAAAAGTGCGGTTTTGCCCTTCCAAGCCCTGAGGTTGTTATGGTCCGAAAAAACACGATTTgtgattacatattttgttagatccctctggtgggatttttaaaagttaggggccTCTGCTGTTAAACAGCGAAAAGTTAGGAACTTttgatgtagttcactctaaatgAGCTGATATTATTGctaattaacaaaatatattcattaaaaatttcaagttattatttttagaggacaaaaaaaatgaatttctaatttttagAGGAAGGAGTGAGTATTTTATAGCAGGAATTATAGCTTaagcataaaaattaaatagtcCAGCGTATAGATTCGAACTACTTACCTTCATACAAGTAATATTGAAGcccaaatattttaaataaaacgaTACTCCAACGAAAATTGAATTTCCGCCATTACCAGGCGGCCAAAATCTCAGTAATCCCCTCTTCCGTTCCCGACTGCAGCTGGCTGGCTGGCTTCTCCCTTACCTCCGTGTCTATTGGCTGTGTCTCCCGACATCGCAACAACCAAAGCAGCCGCACCTCTGTATTTACTTCCACCAAGCCTTGGCGCTCATTAGGTATTTCAGTCCTTTTTTATTATATGATTTGAGTTAATTTTCCTGCCATCTCTATTGTATGAATCTATCGATAATTTCAGTTTTCATCGATTATTGGAGTTATGTATTCCAATTGACCCCTAATTGATCGATTATTGAAGTCATGTATTTCAATATTTGGGGCTTAGGGTTTTAATTCAATTGGGGAAATGACAGTGTGTTATCACTTTTTATTGGTTGTTTGTGTCTTAGAGATTCGTTATTGAGAAATTTTTCgtttaattattttgaattttagatTTGATGCAAAACTTTTCCATTTGATTTGGGGACTTTTTTATGAGAAAAAGACTAATATCCAGTTTATAATCTGAGTCTATTAATTTGTCTAACAAAAGGCTAATCTGTTGATTCCTATTTGATTTTGCAGTGGGCAACATGGATGTTGAAATCGACCATTATGTTGTTCTAGGACTGCCTTCAGGTGAGGAAGGTGCCCAACTATCGGACCAGGAGATTAACAAGGCTTATCGGTCTAAGGCGAGGGAGCTGCATCCTGACAAAAGACCGGACGATCCTAATGCACATGCTAATTTTCTAAAGCTTCAAAATTCTTATCAAGTTCTCAAAGATGAAAAGGCTAGAAAGTTGTTTGATGATCTACTTAGAATTAAAAGGGAGAAGGTTCAGCGCCAAGGACAGCAAGATTCCAAGCGCCGGAAGATGATGTCAGATCTTGAGGAAAGAGAGCGGTCTGTTTTTGCTGCTGACCCCTCTATGAAAGCTCGAGAAGAGGAAGAGAGAATATCTCGGCAGCTGAAGCAGGAGATTGCTAGAATTATTGCTATGCATTCCAACAAAAAACCAGCTGCTACAGCACCTTCCAAGCAAGATGGAGCAGCAGATGGGGGAAGTGGAGGTGGAGGTAATGGGCTGGACAAGGCCAAGGTTCTCAAAGTTTCATGGGAGAAGACTGGTGAAGGCTACACAGCTCAGAGACTCCGTGAGATATTCAGAGAATTTGGCTCTGTAGAAGATGTAGTCATTAAAAGTACCAAGAAGAAAGGTTCAGCTCTTGTAGTGATGGAATCAGAGGATGCTGCCATTGCTGCAAGTGGGAATGTGTTGAGTGATCTCTCAAATCCTCTCCTTGTAGTGCCTCTTCAACCTGGCTCGTCACCGGCTGTTTTTTGTGCTGAGAAAAACGAGCCTGATGGCCCAAAATTGGGCAATCTTGTTGGTGCTGGGTATCAGGATTTTGAAAATTCGGTgctggaaaaaatgaaaaaggttgTTTTAGAACCCCCTCTCGTATGTttgtatgtttgtttgtttgttataTTCATATTGGAAACTTTTATCATATGAAACTGTCATCTACTAATATcttaatttttatgtttatgGTAGGCTGCGCAGAAGCAAAAATGACTCGTAAAAGGATCTTGGAGgtgtaagaagaagaagaagaattacATTATGGAGCATAGAGAGTTTGCATCAAACCTATACTGCTGTCTATTTCAGACAGAAGGTAACTAGTTTATATGCCTTCTTATATTGATACACTTCTCTGTGCCCGCATTGATAACCATATTTAGAATCTAGATTTAACAATTGAGTACACAAATCGAGCCTTGGATTTTCTCCTTTTACTGCAACAAAAGGCTTGAATTGAAGGCTCTGTTCTTATTATGAACATGCTAGTGTTGTAATGTAATGATATATGCCAAGATGTGAGAATGCAAAGGCCAAGTTTCTATTCTGAGGGTGGTTGATAAATTTCTTGTTTATTACTCtgatattttttctcttttctcctATTTGAACACAAAAGCATCCCAACTGAAAAAGAGAGACAAGATAAGTCTTTGGAAATCTATTACTACAAGACAAATGTTACTGACCTGACAGTTAACCAGTCAATTCAACTACTAAATCTTTTTGAGCATGTATAGTATTGGTTGGTGATGATCATGGTATTGTTGTGGTCGTGGCTACGCGTTCCGTTTGTTTCCATCTTATGACATAAGAGGGACTATtcaatacaagtattacacgcTTGTAAGTCCTTTGCTTTTGTATTAGGACAAAGTCAAACAGCAAACTGTTaaacttatttcatttttaaaattttgatcaCTTGCACTTTACAGAGTGCGAATTATATCCATTCAGAtaaatttatctattttatttcgcTTATTTTATGAATGGCCTATTTGGGTGGGGTAGGGCAGGGATGTGATCGAGCAACAGATGGTGGCCACGTGTGGCTCCATCGTAATCTTAGTAATAGAGACTAATCTTTTATTGAGTAGAAGAAATAATCCTTCGAAATGCAACACATGGCATTATAGCCAAAAATGTCATGATTCCGACGACACAATAGACTAGCGGCATGGATTAGCGCCACAGGCtgcttttttttgaaaattcataCAAAACTTTATTAAGGTTCTCTATCTTTGTAACAAAGCATTGAGTTGTGTTGGATATGATGTATACTTCGATTTAAAATGTGATGTATAGAATGGGTTTTGCCTAAAGAAAAACTTAGGCTGTTAATTTGGACAAAATGGACTTTATTAGCACAATTTTGACGTTTTATAAGTGGAATGGAATTTGCATATTTGTTACATATTtttacatattatatagtactatatggACTAATATGCGTCATAGCTTCACGACCGCCATTTATAACTGATGGGGTACGGattaaacaagcccaacagcagtgacggcccatcaacccgaagcccaaggaagagtatgagttcggcattaccaaagagttcggccccagcctacagctcggtaaaagccaaccaatcaagctctgctctcaggtcggcatcaagctctactctcagatcggcaaccaaagcagttcggtctcagtaagagttcggcctcagcctacagctcggtaaaagccaaccaatcaagctctactctcagaccggcaaccaaagcagttcggtctcagtattcgaccgaacgtcaagctctactctcagatcggcaaccaaagcagttcggtctcagtattcgaccgaacaaggagttagtggacccatacaggatttccaccacttccaacacacccactaccacgtggtgtcggctcaggccacgatcgtaggccatgacctacgctacatgcatgacctccacgacatccacaaccatcattagtggtgatgcaagccacgatcttagttcaatgtataaatagaacttagatctggtagaaaaaggttaagctctctagagataaaacaccatatagcaaatagca
This genomic interval from Salvia splendens isolate huo1 chromosome 13, SspV2, whole genome shotgun sequence contains the following:
- the LOC121762756 gene encoding dnaJ homolog subfamily C member 17-like, producing the protein MDVEIDHYVVLGLPSGEEGAQLSDQEINKAYRSKARELHPDKRPDDPNAHANFLKLQNSYQVLKDEKARKLFDDLLRIKREKVQRQGQQDSKRRKMMSDLEERERSVFAADPSMKAREEEERISRQLKQEIARIIAMHSNKKPAATAPSKQDGAADGGSGGGGNGLDKAKVLKVSWEKTGEGYTAQRLREIFREFGSVEDVVIKSTKKKGSALVVMESEDAAIAASGNVLSDLSNPLLVVPLQPGSSPAVFCAEKNEPDGPKLGNLVGAGYQDFENSVLEKMKKAAQKQK